In Chryseobacterium shigense, the following proteins share a genomic window:
- a CDS encoding DNA alkylation repair protein, which produces MTAEQFTEKLSSFINEKEIDKVEKFFKGNDGITKHFGVKFGDVFKIAKEFSAMPLDEVNKLLDSDFYEIRMGAVSIMDFQAGNKKTSAEKKKELFNLYMLRHDRLNNWDFVDRAARNIVGEYLIDKPRNILYQLAKSESPWERRTAIVSTHAFIRKNDTDDTFAIAEILVHDSDGLVNKAVGSWVREAGKKNPERLYHFLDQYIKTMPAVTFSYATEKLDTEKKKYYKEQRKR; this is translated from the coding sequence ATGACTGCCGAACAATTCACAGAAAAGCTTTCCTCTTTCATTAACGAAAAAGAGATTGATAAAGTAGAAAAATTTTTTAAAGGGAATGATGGAATCACTAAACATTTCGGAGTAAAATTCGGGGATGTATTCAAAATTGCCAAAGAGTTTTCAGCCATGCCTTTGGATGAGGTGAACAAACTGCTGGACAGTGATTTCTATGAAATCAGAATGGGAGCGGTAAGCATCATGGATTTTCAGGCAGGAAATAAAAAAACCTCTGCAGAAAAGAAAAAAGAGCTTTTCAATTTGTATATGCTTCGTCATGACCGTCTGAATAACTGGGATTTTGTAGACAGAGCAGCAAGAAATATTGTCGGTGAATATTTAATTGACAAACCACGGAATATATTATATCAGCTGGCAAAATCTGAAAGTCCCTGGGAAAGAAGAACAGCCATAGTAAGTACGCATGCTTTTATCAGAAAGAATGATACAGATGATACTTTTGCCATTGCCGAAATCCTGGTTCATGATTCCGATGGATTGGTGAACAAGGCTGTAGGAAGCTGGGTGAGAGAAGCCGGAAAGAAAAATCCTGAAAGGCTGTATCATTTTCTTGACCAATATATAAAAACTATGCCTGCAGTAACATTTTCTTATGCAACAGAAAAATTGGATACAGAAAAAAAGAAATATTATAAAGAACAAAGGAAGCGATAA